Proteins encoded by one window of Nitrincola iocasae:
- a CDS encoding CheR family methyltransferase, which translates to MKSGFSITSEEFRGFSQFLEKSCGILLAEHKQYLVQSRLSRIMQKEGYGSLSELIRRLNQPGNSTIKEQVIDAMTTNETLWFRDIHPYEILKNKLLPELSDGKSFQKLRIWSAACSTGQEPYSISMVIEEFRQTKSSAFSSGQEIVATDIASTVLDQARKGEYEMLALGRGLSQDRLTRFFTKSSEGSWQIKTEIRNRVRFQSLNLLGQYSTLGQFDIVFCRNVLIYFSSDVKNDILRKIHKQLKPGGYLILGASESLSGLPELYKMIHCRPGIIYQAV; encoded by the coding sequence GTGAAAAGCGGATTCAGCATTACTTCTGAAGAGTTCAGAGGATTCAGTCAGTTTCTGGAAAAAAGCTGTGGTATTTTGCTGGCAGAGCACAAGCAGTATTTGGTACAGAGCCGCCTCAGTCGAATCATGCAGAAAGAGGGCTATGGCAGTCTTTCTGAGCTGATTCGCCGACTCAATCAACCAGGTAATTCAACTATTAAAGAGCAGGTCATTGATGCTATGACCACCAACGAAACCCTGTGGTTTCGTGATATTCACCCCTATGAAATATTAAAAAACAAACTCCTGCCTGAATTGAGTGATGGCAAAAGTTTTCAGAAGCTACGTATCTGGTCGGCAGCTTGTTCAACCGGCCAGGAGCCTTACTCTATCAGTATGGTGATTGAAGAGTTTCGCCAGACTAAATCCAGTGCATTTTCCAGTGGCCAGGAAATTGTCGCCACCGACATCGCCTCCACAGTGCTCGATCAGGCCCGCAAGGGTGAGTATGAGATGCTGGCGCTGGGACGAGGGCTATCACAGGATCGCTTGACGCGTTTCTTTACTAAATCCTCCGAAGGGAGTTGGCAGATCAAGACTGAAATACGCAATCGTGTGCGTTTTCAAAGCTTGAATTTGCTCGGACAGTACTCGACGTTAGGGCAGTTTGATATTGTCTTTTGTCGCAATGTATTGATCTATTTCTCGTCAGATGTAAAGAACGACATATTGCGTAAAATTCATAAGCAGCTCAAACCCGGTGGCTATTTAATTCTGGGGGCTTCCGAGTCTCTATCCG
- a CDS encoding chemotaxis protein CheV has protein sequence MSGILDSVNLRTQMVGQNRLELLLFGLETSQRYGINVFKVREVLQCPELTEVPRKTSVIKGMAHIRGETIPVLDLSEAIGRPPVPAEEERSCFLIVAEYNKRTLAFLVRKVDRILNTNWDQIMAPPAEIGSDNYLTAVFEFEGKLIEIIDVEQILADIYPASTDVSGDIATKEMKTKAEQYRVMICDDSQVARNQMIRSLEGLGLKVTVANNGRQAWQILKDMADRDVDVPDYFLMLISDIEMPEMDGYTLTSMVRGDTRMDKLHVILHTSLSGGFNVSMVKKVGADGFLAKFNPDDLASVVVKRINAVNKH, from the coding sequence ATGTCAGGTATATTGGATAGTGTAAACCTTCGGACACAGATGGTCGGTCAGAACCGTCTTGAGCTTCTGTTATTTGGTCTTGAAACCTCGCAGCGTTATGGCATTAACGTGTTCAAAGTGCGTGAGGTTTTACAGTGTCCGGAACTCACCGAAGTGCCCCGAAAAACCTCGGTTATCAAAGGTATGGCACACATACGTGGCGAGACCATACCCGTACTCGATTTGTCTGAAGCTATCGGTCGACCGCCAGTGCCAGCGGAAGAGGAGCGTAGCTGCTTTTTGATTGTTGCTGAGTACAACAAGCGCACTCTGGCCTTTCTGGTTCGAAAGGTCGACCGCATTCTGAATACCAACTGGGATCAGATTATGGCTCCCCCTGCTGAAATTGGGTCAGATAATTACCTGACAGCGGTGTTTGAATTTGAAGGAAAACTCATCGAAATTATTGATGTTGAGCAAATTTTGGCTGATATCTACCCCGCCTCAACCGATGTCAGTGGTGATATTGCCACTAAAGAAATGAAAACCAAGGCCGAGCAGTACCGGGTTATGATTTGTGATGACTCTCAGGTTGCCCGTAATCAAATGATTCGAAGTCTTGAAGGTTTGGGACTTAAGGTTACTGTAGCTAACAATGGTCGTCAGGCTTGGCAGATACTCAAAGACATGGCCGATCGGGACGTTGATGTCCCTGACTACTTTTTGATGTTGATTTCTGATATCGAAATGCCGGAAATGGATGGTTATACCCTGACCTCAATGGTTCGCGGTGATACCCGTATGGATAAGTTGCATGTCATTCTGCATACCTCTCTGAGTGGTGGCTTTAATGTCTCGATGGTAAAAAAGGTTGGAGCCGATGGTTTTCTGGCTAAATTTAACCCGGATGACTTGGCTTCAGTAGTCGTCAAGCGCATCAATGCTGTTAATAAGCACTGA
- the flgA gene encoding flagellar basal body P-ring formation chaperone FlgA, translated as MNTVNLTLVALFLVNFLAATAANARMLPEDIEQQVHDTLIHEFNTRLPESRIEATINPVNPALDLPRCQAPLEISLPFNSGQRVTAKVTCHTPSFWSLFVTAQVSQLVDVIVTSRPLSRNSRIAPSDIRLVEQNVIRMNGDYFTREQDVVGKQVRRPMGSDEVISSRMIERALAVSRGDQVSLESRRGSLVIRTSGIALEDGLTGEQIRVKNEQTGIEIRAVITAPGVVQVP; from the coding sequence GTGAATACTGTTAATTTAACACTAGTTGCATTGTTTTTGGTTAATTTTTTGGCTGCAACTGCGGCTAACGCTAGAATGCTGCCTGAAGATATCGAACAACAGGTTCATGACACCCTCATTCATGAGTTTAACACACGATTACCAGAAAGCCGGATTGAAGCAACAATTAATCCTGTAAATCCTGCTCTGGACCTGCCCCGCTGCCAGGCACCACTCGAAATCAGCCTACCGTTTAACAGTGGTCAGCGGGTTACAGCGAAAGTAACCTGCCACACTCCCTCTTTCTGGAGCTTGTTTGTTACCGCCCAAGTAAGCCAACTCGTTGATGTCATTGTGACAAGTCGCCCCTTATCTCGCAACAGCCGCATAGCACCTTCTGACATACGCTTAGTCGAGCAGAATGTGATACGCATGAATGGTGATTATTTCACTCGCGAGCAGGATGTTGTCGGTAAGCAGGTCAGGCGCCCAATGGGCAGCGACGAGGTTATCTCGTCGCGCATGATTGAACGTGCACTGGCTGTATCCCGGGGCGATCAGGTATCACTTGAGTCCAGGCGCGGATCGCTGGTTATCAGAACCTCAGGCATAGCGCTGGAGGATGGCCTGACAGGCGAGCAAATACGCGTCAAAAACGAACAAACCGGCATAGAGATACGTGCAGTCATCACTGCCCCAGGTGTTGTTCAGGTACCTTAA
- the flgM gene encoding flagellar biosynthesis anti-sigma factor FlgM, with protein sequence MAIELNGLSSNQTTAARGKQAEQTSAKPENKGNADNTHASKADTVRLSDAAQALQSARLQADDSSDFNAEKVAEIKAAIADGSYNISNERVADKLLQFEKLFS encoded by the coding sequence ATGGCTATTGAACTGAACGGCCTGTCCTCAAACCAGACGACAGCCGCCCGCGGCAAACAGGCAGAACAAACATCTGCCAAGCCCGAAAACAAGGGTAATGCTGACAATACACACGCATCTAAAGCGGATACTGTTCGTCTTAGTGATGCAGCACAGGCTCTGCAGTCCGCCAGATTACAGGCTGATGACAGCTCGGATTTTAATGCCGAAAAAGTGGCTGAGATAAAAGCCGCTATTGCAGATGGTAGCTACAATATCAGCAATGAACGCGTTGCCGATAAACTATTACAGTTCGAAAAACTTTTTAGTTGA
- the flgN gene encoding flagellar protein FlgN — MPTNLYEQFATLTHQGCLLFSSLQEILEQEHAVLEQRDLEGLKQTTRNKHDILLKIENNIRERNQTLTLAGFSPSEAGFESFSAEFPASLREAVLADWLQLKQQLHNVRATSKRNEQILSRSKQNVDQLLALLQGQQGSNVLYDPAGSKGNYAAQRSIGKA, encoded by the coding sequence ATGCCTACAAATCTCTATGAACAGTTTGCAACCCTGACTCATCAGGGTTGTTTGCTTTTCAGTTCGCTCCAAGAAATTCTTGAGCAAGAGCACGCGGTACTGGAACAGCGTGATCTTGAAGGACTAAAGCAAACTACCCGCAATAAGCATGACATACTGCTCAAGATTGAAAACAATATTCGCGAACGCAATCAGACATTAACACTGGCAGGCTTCTCGCCTTCTGAGGCCGGTTTTGAGAGCTTTTCCGCTGAGTTTCCTGCCTCCCTGCGTGAAGCTGTTTTAGCTGATTGGCTGCAACTAAAGCAACAGCTCCATAACGTTCGCGCAACCAGCAAACGTAACGAACAGATTCTATCCCGCAGCAAGCAAAACGTTGACCAGCTACTGGCCCTATTACAAGGACAGCAAGGCTCCAATGTGCTTTATGATCCGGCTGGCAGCAAAGGCAATTACGCAGCGCAACGTAGTATAGGTAAAGCCTAA
- a CDS encoding cytochrome-c peroxidase: MKKVNVVNLCGLALLLAAYSVLMLPALAEDSVVTGALSKKEQLGQSLFFDPGLSQTRSQSCATCHAPDKGFSDHRGEGVAAAVSLGDDGKSLGDRNAPAIGYAAFIPPFHRNADGVYVGGQFWDGRASTLTDQAEGPPLNPIEMALPDKQTLVARLEQNPVYQQLFTEVYGNDIFNNADSAYRAAADAIASFEQTSMFAPFDSKYDRYLRGEVSLTPEEDLGMTLFFSQQFTNCNLCHQLQSLPGSEQETFSNYEFHNIGVPENTALRALNAVQTPDEGLLAHPEVTDPQQRGKFKTPTLRNVAVTAPYMHNGVFKDLRTVVLFYNKHNSRKVSMQINPETGEPWQEPEIAENISLEELETGPGLDDRRIDALVAFLETLTDQRYEHLLASPQGLEPRSDP, from the coding sequence ATGAAAAAAGTAAACGTAGTAAATCTGTGTGGGTTAGCTTTATTGCTGGCAGCATATAGTGTGCTTATGCTGCCCGCCTTGGCTGAGGATTCCGTGGTTACCGGTGCATTATCCAAAAAAGAGCAGTTAGGACAGTCTTTATTCTTTGATCCTGGTTTGTCACAAACTCGCAGTCAGTCCTGCGCAACCTGCCATGCGCCGGATAAGGGGTTTTCAGATCACCGAGGAGAAGGCGTTGCGGCGGCTGTTTCTCTGGGTGATGATGGCAAATCTCTGGGAGACCGGAATGCTCCTGCTATTGGCTATGCAGCTTTCATCCCCCCGTTTCACCGCAATGCAGATGGGGTGTATGTGGGAGGGCAGTTTTGGGATGGTCGCGCATCTACGTTGACAGATCAGGCAGAAGGACCTCCGCTTAATCCTATTGAGATGGCACTGCCAGATAAACAGACCCTGGTGGCTCGATTAGAACAAAATCCCGTCTATCAACAGCTATTTACTGAGGTCTATGGTAACGATATTTTTAACAATGCCGACTCTGCCTATAGAGCAGCGGCTGATGCGATTGCCAGCTTTGAGCAGACCTCAATGTTCGCCCCTTTTGATTCAAAATATGACCGTTATCTGCGAGGCGAGGTTAGCCTGACACCCGAAGAAGATTTGGGGATGACCCTGTTCTTTTCGCAGCAGTTTACTAATTGCAATCTATGTCATCAGTTGCAGTCTTTGCCGGGTAGCGAGCAGGAAACCTTCAGTAATTATGAGTTCCATAATATTGGCGTTCCTGAAAATACGGCTTTGCGAGCATTAAATGCGGTGCAAACACCGGATGAAGGGCTTTTGGCGCATCCGGAGGTGACAGATCCACAGCAGCGGGGTAAGTTCAAAACACCAACATTGCGTAATGTGGCAGTAACAGCACCCTATATGCACAATGGGGTTTTCAAAGATCTGCGTACGGTGGTGTTGTTCTATAACAAGCACAACAGCCGTAAGGTGTCCATGCAGATTAATCCGGAAACCGGTGAGCCTTGGCAAGAGCCTGAAATAGCTGAAAATATCTCTCTGGAAGAGCTGGAAACGGGCCCCGGACTGGATGATCGGCGTATAGATGCTTTAGTGGCGTTTCTGGAAACCCTGACGGATCAGCGTTATGAACATTTATTGGCCTCCCCGCAGGGACTCGAACCCCGATCTGACCCTTAG
- a CDS encoding imelysin family protein produces the protein MKRTLSLLYVGLALAGATHQAMAADPAAVLKTYADIAEAGYSDSVTTAQALKNKIDSLLANPTEETLQEAREAWIASRVPYQQTEVFRFGNAIVDDWEGRVNAWPLDEGLIDYVDGSSYGDMSDENALYTANVIANTSIQLGNETVDTTEITAELLSETLHEIDEIEANVATGYHAIEFLLWGQDLYGTETGAGERPATDFSLENCTGGNCDRRREYLTVATDLLISDLEEMADNWKEGGEARVELVEKGEKGALATILTGMGSLSYGELAGERTKLGLMLHDPEEEHDCFSDNTHNSHFYDVLGINNVFQGQYTRVDGSVVQGASLADMLRSSAPEVEQQLSTELSETQAAAQAIVDAAAQGNTFDVLIGAGNTEGNALVQQLVDSLTTQTRSIEKAISALELDAIELEGSDSLDNPDMVING, from the coding sequence ATGAAACGTACACTCAGTCTGCTCTACGTAGGGCTCGCTTTAGCAGGTGCCACACACCAGGCCATGGCCGCGGATCCTGCCGCTGTATTAAAAACCTATGCCGACATAGCAGAAGCTGGCTACAGCGACTCTGTCACCACCGCACAAGCGCTCAAGAACAAAATCGATAGTCTGCTAGCTAACCCCACCGAAGAAACGCTTCAGGAAGCCCGCGAAGCCTGGATTGCATCCCGCGTCCCTTATCAGCAGACCGAAGTATTTCGTTTTGGCAACGCTATAGTTGATGACTGGGAAGGCCGCGTTAATGCCTGGCCTCTCGACGAAGGCTTGATTGATTATGTTGACGGTAGCAGCTATGGCGATATGTCTGATGAAAATGCACTCTACACCGCCAACGTGATTGCTAACACCTCCATTCAACTGGGTAATGAAACAGTTGATACAACAGAAATTACCGCCGAACTCCTGTCAGAAACCCTGCACGAAATCGATGAGATTGAAGCCAACGTTGCAACCGGCTATCACGCCATCGAGTTTCTGCTCTGGGGGCAGGATCTGTATGGTACTGAAACCGGAGCCGGTGAACGACCTGCTACCGACTTCAGTCTGGAAAACTGCACCGGTGGCAACTGTGACCGCCGCCGAGAGTACCTGACAGTGGCGACAGACCTGTTGATTTCTGACCTGGAAGAGATGGCCGATAACTGGAAAGAGGGTGGCGAAGCCCGTGTAGAGCTAGTTGAAAAAGGCGAAAAAGGTGCACTGGCAACAATTCTGACCGGTATGGGCAGCTTGTCCTATGGCGAACTGGCTGGTGAACGTACCAAACTCGGTCTGATGCTGCATGACCCGGAAGAAGAGCATGATTGTTTTTCTGACAACACTCACAACTCTCACTTCTACGACGTACTGGGGATCAACAACGTATTTCAGGGGCAATATACCCGTGTCGACGGCTCAGTTGTTCAAGGCGCATCTCTGGCTGATATGCTGAGATCAAGCGCACCTGAAGTTGAACAACAGCTGTCAACCGAACTTTCCGAAACGCAGGCTGCTGCCCAAGCGATTGTCGATGCGGCTGCACAAGGCAACACTTTTGATGTGCTGATTGGTGCCGGAAATACCGAAGGTAATGCGCTGGTACAACAGCTGGTTGACTCGCTGACAACACAGACCCGCTCTATTGAGAAAGCTATCAGTGCACTTGAGCTGGACGCGATCGAACTGGAAGGTTCCGACAGTCTGGACAACCCTGATATGGTTATTAACGGCTAA
- a CDS encoding di-heme oxidoreductase family protein, protein MYQFRLNALGFSLLLVASTAANSTPAYPASELQPGGETTVQVPRNAKAFSHPSALLSDNEQMMFTLGRSLFKKIWVSAPASTKASDGLGPLFNSRSCLRCHTNNGRGHAPDTRQADYNAVSMLLRLSIPAATDQHSQALNSGQSGVIPEPTYGTQLQDFSIQGIPAEGRLNLSYDEIPFSFADGETLTLRNPSYSITDLNYGPLHPDTLFSARIAPQMIGLGLLEAISDEDILTGEDPDDLNNDGISGKANRVWDIDRQVTTIGRFGWKAGHPTIKQQNNSAFHEDIGISTRMYPAGSGGCTEQQTLCREAPDGNSPHLDNVEASDAVVSALELYIQHLAVPARSNNLEPAVTEGREQFYALGCNACHRPSYITAADAPEGRAKQKIWPYTDLLLHDMGEGLADHRPEFNADGREWRTPPLWGIGLTQATSGHTHFLHDGRARSLTEAILWHGGEALAARNSFTQLNKLQRDALIAFLESL, encoded by the coding sequence ATGTATCAATTCAGATTGAATGCACTGGGATTCAGTCTGCTGTTGGTTGCCTCTACGGCAGCCAACAGCACGCCTGCCTACCCGGCATCCGAGTTGCAACCAGGCGGTGAAACGACGGTGCAAGTGCCGCGTAACGCCAAGGCCTTTTCTCATCCTTCAGCCCTGCTATCCGATAATGAACAGATGATGTTCACCTTGGGCAGGAGCCTGTTCAAAAAAATCTGGGTCTCTGCTCCGGCTTCAACTAAAGCCAGTGATGGCCTGGGACCACTGTTCAATTCACGTTCCTGTCTGCGCTGTCACACCAACAATGGGCGTGGCCATGCACCCGACACCCGTCAAGCGGACTATAATGCTGTGTCGATGTTATTGCGCCTGAGTATTCCAGCTGCAACTGATCAACACAGCCAAGCATTGAATTCAGGGCAGTCAGGGGTTATTCCAGAGCCCACCTATGGAACTCAACTCCAGGATTTTTCCATTCAGGGAATTCCGGCAGAAGGCCGCTTAAACCTGAGCTATGATGAAATTCCTTTTAGTTTTGCTGATGGGGAAACCCTGACGCTACGAAATCCCAGCTATAGCATCACAGATTTAAACTATGGCCCGCTACACCCTGACACCCTTTTTTCTGCACGCATCGCACCGCAGATGATTGGCCTGGGCCTGCTGGAAGCAATCAGTGACGAGGATATCCTAACCGGAGAAGATCCTGATGACCTTAACAATGATGGCATTTCGGGCAAGGCTAATCGGGTATGGGATATTGACAGACAAGTGACCACTATCGGCCGGTTTGGCTGGAAAGCTGGACACCCAACGATTAAACAGCAAAACAATTCCGCCTTTCACGAGGACATAGGTATATCCACCCGTATGTATCCAGCGGGATCTGGTGGCTGCACCGAACAACAAACCCTCTGCAGAGAGGCACCGGATGGCAACAGTCCTCACCTGGATAATGTTGAAGCGTCTGATGCAGTCGTTTCTGCATTGGAGCTTTACATTCAACACCTCGCCGTCCCCGCTCGCTCAAATAACCTGGAGCCTGCCGTGACAGAGGGGCGTGAGCAGTTTTATGCGCTGGGATGCAATGCCTGCCACCGCCCCTCCTACATCACTGCAGCCGATGCACCCGAAGGGCGTGCCAAGCAAAAAATCTGGCCATACACCGACCTGTTGTTGCATGATATGGGTGAAGGACTGGCTGATCATCGGCCTGAATTTAATGCCGATGGACGCGAGTGGCGTACACCACCCTTGTGGGGCATTGGCCTGACACAAGCGACCAGTGGCCACACGCACTTTCTACATGACGGCCGGGCTCGCAGCTTGACTGAAGCCATCCTCTGGCATGGAGGCGAAGCTCTAGCGGCACGTAATAGCTTTACCCAACTGAACAAGCTTCAGCGAGATGCATTGATCGCCTTTCTGGAATCTTTGTAG
- a CDS encoding imelysin family protein — MNAVDTLGSSQRFRWVLAISCLLIANLALADAPTEQDWQQLNSAIIDQQVIPGYQQLANSTARLAADTEQLCLQPDDQQLQTTQASYRQAMHDWQSIKHINFGPVTLLMRNFALQYWPDKRNTGSSQLREALADPSTDYNAEFFSHASISVKGFPALERILFNDTGIETLSGMSAECRLAQGIASHVHQMAVEIHSEWSTMRERMLGAGDNNYFDLHADAATLLMKSLAESPEALRDNKILAPLGDSYDRVRWQRSESWRSEQSIGNLRANLDALHALYSGSQPISVKELLVKADEPALADTLEQQFIALKAQLDSLDEVKQNNVSERQYQQLSDVADGLKQLHTDLNTAMYTLNIQLGFNSRDGD; from the coding sequence ATGAATGCAGTCGATACACTAGGATCAAGTCAACGCTTCCGCTGGGTACTGGCGATCAGTTGCTTACTCATCGCCAACCTGGCACTGGCAGATGCTCCAACTGAGCAGGATTGGCAGCAGCTGAACAGCGCGATTATTGACCAACAGGTCATACCCGGTTACCAGCAGTTAGCAAACAGCACGGCTCGACTTGCTGCAGATACTGAACAGTTATGCCTGCAGCCCGATGATCAGCAATTACAAACCACTCAAGCCAGTTACCGCCAGGCGATGCATGACTGGCAAAGCATCAAACACATTAACTTTGGCCCAGTGACACTGCTCATGCGTAACTTTGCTCTGCAGTACTGGCCCGACAAGCGTAACACGGGTAGTTCACAACTGAGAGAGGCCTTGGCCGACCCTTCAACTGACTATAATGCTGAATTCTTCAGCCATGCCAGCATCAGTGTTAAAGGTTTCCCGGCTCTCGAGCGCATATTATTTAATGACACCGGCATAGAGACGTTGTCAGGCATGAGTGCTGAATGCCGCTTGGCGCAAGGTATTGCCAGCCACGTGCATCAAATGGCTGTTGAAATTCATTCTGAATGGTCCACTATGCGCGAGCGCATGCTCGGTGCCGGCGACAATAACTATTTTGACCTGCATGCTGATGCGGCCACCTTACTAATGAAGTCACTGGCCGAATCCCCTGAAGCCCTGCGTGATAATAAAATTTTAGCGCCTTTGGGTGACAGTTATGACCGTGTGCGCTGGCAGCGCAGTGAGTCCTGGCGCAGCGAACAATCCATCGGTAATTTACGTGCCAACCTGGACGCACTGCATGCACTCTACAGTGGCTCACAACCCATCAGTGTCAAAGAGCTGTTGGTTAAGGCCGATGAGCCCGCACTTGCAGATACACTGGAGCAACAATTCATCGCGCTAAAAGCACAACTGGATAGTCTGGATGAAGTTAAGCAAAACAACGTATCTGAGAGGCAATATCAACAGTTATCAGATGTAGCTGATGGATTAAAACAATTGCACACAGATCTAAATACAGCCATGTATACACTCAATATTCAACTGGGGTTTAACAGTAGAGATGGCGATTAA
- a CDS encoding DUF1513 domain-containing protein: MAINRRHFLGWLTATPVILANFASQASAAAEPLYASASQGQDGQYYLHLFNLQAGELMRHPLPERAHQIATHPEYPWLFAVARRPGQFLDVIDYQQQKRVKQIRCDADSQLCGHAQISTDGQWLLTTEQSMHSEFGEIVVRAIDQDFNIVARLSTYGIGPHELRIGTDQQTLIIANGGIQTDGRVKLNIDSMDPSLAYVDMHTGECLEQVRLASKFHQSGIRHIDLSASGQVIMAMQYEGHPADRVPLFASHRRGQPIQPLALPDEVHSQLQQYGGSACFDASGNYAAVSAPRGNLITLWDMQTGQFIKALPVQDGCGLAKTHQAAEFLVSNGLGRLYRLNAQTLQRQLISESTHFSVHWDNHLANLAVS, encoded by the coding sequence ATGGCGATTAACAGACGACATTTTTTAGGCTGGCTTACCGCCACACCGGTTATACTGGCGAACTTTGCAAGTCAGGCCTCCGCCGCCGCTGAACCACTATACGCCTCTGCCAGCCAAGGACAGGATGGCCAATACTACTTGCATCTATTCAATTTGCAGGCTGGTGAACTGATGCGCCACCCCTTGCCGGAGCGAGCGCACCAGATCGCTACACACCCTGAGTATCCCTGGCTATTTGCTGTTGCCAGGCGCCCAGGCCAATTCCTGGACGTTATTGACTACCAGCAACAAAAACGGGTCAAACAAATCCGCTGCGACGCCGACTCACAGCTTTGTGGTCATGCCCAGATCAGCACAGATGGACAATGGTTACTCACCACTGAGCAATCCATGCACAGTGAATTCGGTGAAATAGTGGTTCGTGCCATTGACCAGGATTTTAACATCGTTGCACGTCTATCCACCTACGGTATAGGTCCACATGAGCTACGTATCGGCACAGATCAACAAACTCTGATTATCGCCAATGGTGGCATTCAAACAGATGGGCGGGTCAAGCTGAACATTGACAGTATGGACCCTTCGCTCGCCTATGTTGACATGCACACCGGCGAATGCCTGGAGCAAGTACGCTTAGCCAGCAAGTTTCATCAATCCGGTATTCGACATATCGATCTATCCGCATCCGGTCAGGTTATCATGGCAATGCAATATGAAGGACATCCGGCTGACCGTGTCCCGTTGTTTGCCAGTCATCGACGAGGACAACCAATACAGCCGCTAGCGCTTCCAGATGAAGTGCACAGTCAGTTACAACAATATGGTGGTAGTGCCTGCTTTGACGCATCAGGAAACTATGCAGCCGTTTCGGCACCGAGGGGCAACCTGATTACCCTGTGGGATATGCAGACAGGTCAATTTATAAAAGCACTACCAGTGCAGGACGGTTGTGGACTGGCCAAAACTCATCAAGCAGCTGAGTTTCTGGTCAGTAATGGATTAGGACGCTTATACCGGCTGAATGCGCAAACCCTGCAACGACAGCTAATCAGTGAATCCACACATTTTTCAGTTCATTGGGACAATCATCTTGCCAATCTTGCCGTCAGCTAA